The proteins below are encoded in one region of Salvelinus alpinus chromosome 27, SLU_Salpinus.1, whole genome shotgun sequence:
- the LOC139556487 gene encoding centrosomal protein of 128 kDa-like isoform X3, protein MESSSESDTFDRTRGLRSRGRNASSRSRRDSHRTGPDAPAISEKINTLASTLQDTNRNLNKVDRMLGQYREHTDDQAEAMATLRDNLEESIAQLQNQRLHSSSGVRSASASTLHTSDLEAGYGSEGQRFYPTSPLKDYGRSESAGEGGARRRSRSATVRFRDSSLPDGDVHVLHQSFRDLRSDQLRLGDDMDREILRRNRSDIDTRRALENLSEHLTTSQRQDSVSSRVEKRLQEIEREMRSERQSVSDRRPEQRGIMSDELQEALRRREARDLETKEAVKNKLLRSESEKTKMEAELERARRQLDQSEGGRGALLQQVEEMRVQLLRTEKERMDLQREISQLTTQPRATRMDREEKGAGLGLDRSSELEREVQELRAQLSRTSVLSEVEDLRRTLERKDRERTQLCNQVEVLSSELARREQQQLRMLEQLKEIQGRSEACAAERARALLRAEEAEALLQDSSTRREELKTRAQEAVRQWRAKCKRMERDMEEMRGQAQLDTEKAKQACKERELSRAQLKAFSQQTEGVRRELAEVLGRLARSEEEVLRKDVELSETRARHLGLEQEVREVREASIALEEEAQRQSVLQVRLREENQSLEERAEAVARRSQRDQEELHSLQAAMKELTSARAQLTTRLAEEAAFRTELQRSGAEGAARLAAAQEQRASLGQQLELEREVHQSELASLRATVQNGRAKQDRDIQETLRLCMKERNEMEHHLKEIKADAASDKELVRALRVKLDRMKTECDRMTEELSEGEEQRSHIRGKYQLLKQELDDKVKCMVQGEERRRGSEEAVATLEDRLSRLDTEQESILSSVAEEIDAACRALFKDSQDKLKAISLNPGLQKDPHRWLAETKTKLRWLCEEVSVHEARERKLRRQVQQDREQLKGLRQSRDSERQALLQRLDQQEKLLHSISTEKKGSYIGSGDEHQAGGGSPGVGP, encoded by the exons ATGGAATCCTCCAGCGAGTCAGACACCTTCGACCGGACGAGGGGGCTGAGGTCACGGGGGCGAAATGCCAGCTCTAGATCGCGACGGGACAGTCACAGAACAGGTCCTGATGCTCCAGCCATTTCAGAGAAAATTAACACCTTGGCGAGTACTTTACAG GACACTAATAGGAATTTGAACAAAGTGGACCGGATGTTGGGGCAATACAGAGAGCACACAGATGACCAGGCGGAAGCCATGGCAACA tTGAGGGATAATCTGGAGGAGTCTATCGCTCAGCTGCAGAACCAGAGGCTGCATAGTTCCTCAGGGGTCCGGAGTGCCTCAGCCTCCACCCTGCACACCAGCGACCTGGAAGCTGGCTATGGCTCAG AGGGCCAGCGCTTCTACCCCACGTCTCCCTTGAAGGACTATGGGAGATCTGAGTCGGCCGGAGAAGGAGGAGCGAGAAGGAGGTCTAGATCAGCTACAGTCCGCTTCAGAGACTCCAGCCTGCCAGACGGGGAT GTCCACGTCCTGCACCAGTCATTCAGAGACCTGCGCAGTGACCAGCTGAGACTGGGGGACGACATGGACAGAGAAATCCTCAGGAGGAACAG GTCTGACATTGACACCAGACGAGCCTTGGAGAATCTGTCTGAGCACCTGACGACTTCACAGAGACAGGACTCG GTGTCGTCTCGTGTGGAGAAGCGTCTGCAggagattgagagggagatgcGTTCGGAGCGACAGAGCGTGTCAGACAGACGACCAGAACAGCGGGGTATCATGTCTGATGAACTGCAGGAG GCTCTGAGGAGGCGAGAGGCTCGGGACCTGGAAACTAAGGAGGCCGTCAAGAACAAACTACTGAGATCAGAGAGCGAGAAgaccaag ATGGAGGCGGAACTGGAGAGGGCCAGGAGACAGCTGGACCAATCAGAAGGAGGCAGGGGCGCTCTTCTACAACAG GTAGAGGAGATGCGTGTGCAGCTGCTGAGGACAGAGAAGGAACGTATGGATCTGCAGAGGGAGATCTCCCAGCTCACTACACAGCCCAGAGCCACTCGCATGGACAGGGAGGAGAAAGGAGCAGGACTTGGACTAG ACCGGTCGtcggagctggagagagaggtgCAGGAGCTGAGAGCCCAGCTGAGCAGGACATCTGTCCTCAGTGAGGTGGAAGATCTCAGGAGGACTCTGGAGCGCAAAGACCGAGAGAGAACACAGCTCTGCAACCAGGTCGAG GTGTTGTCGTCAGAACTGGCGAGGCGCGAGCAGCAACAGTTGAGGATGCTGGAGCAGTTGAAGGAGATCCAAGGCCGTTCGGAGGCGTGTGCTGCCGAGAGGGCCCGGGCCCTGCTCAGGGCCGAGGAGGCTGAGGCCCTGCTCCAGGACAGCTCCACGAGGAGGGAGGAGCTGAAAACCAGAGCCCAGGAGGCAGTCAGACAGTGGAGGGCCAAGTGCAAGAGAATGGAGAGGGACATGGAGGAAATGAGGGGACAGGCCCAGCTGGACACGGAGAAAGCCAAACAG gcGTGTAAGGAGAGAGAGCTGTCCCGGGCCCAGCTGAAAGCCTTCTCCCAGCAGACTGAAGGGGTGCGAAGGGAGCTAGCGGAGGTGCTGGGGCGTCTGGCTCGGAGCGAGGAAGAGGTGCTCCGTAAAGACGTGGAGCTGTCGGAGACGCGGGCACGTCACCTGGGCCTAGAGCAGGAAGTGAGGGAGGTGAGGGAGGCCTCCATAGCCCTGGAGGAGGAGGCCCAGCGGCAGTCTGTCCTGCAGGttaggctgagagaggagaaccagagtctggaggagagggcagaggCCGTGGCCCGACGCAGCCAGAGAGACCAGGAG GAGTTACATAGCCTCCAGGCAGCCATGAAGGAGTTAACCTCCGCCCGTGCCCAGCTCACCACCCGTCTAGCTGAGGAGGCGGCGTTCAGGACGGAGCTCCAGAGGAGTGGGGCGGAGGGGGCAGCGCGGCTGGCCGCAGCCCAGGAGCAGAGGGCTTCCCTGGGGCAGCAGCTGGAGCTGGAGAGGGAGGTGCACCAGAGTGAGCTGGCCAGTCTCAGAGCCACTGTGCAGAACGGCAGGGCCAAGCAGGATAGAGACATACAGGAGACACTACGACTCTGTATGAAGGAGAGGAATGAGATGGAGCATCACCTCAAGGAGATCAAG GCGGATGCCGCGTCGGACAAGGAGCTGGTGAGGGCTCTGCGTGTGAAGCTGGACAGGATGAAGACTGAGTGTGACCGGATGACAGAGGAGCTGAGCGAAGGAGAGGAGCAACGCTCACACATCCGCGGGAAATACCAGCTACTCAAGCAGGAACTTGACGACAAG gtGAAGTGCATGGTTCAGGGAGAGGAGCGGAGGCGTGGGTCAGAGGAGGCTGTAGCGACACTAGAGGACAGACTGTCTCGTCTGGACACTGAACAGGAGTCCATCCTCAGTTCTGTAGCAGAGGAGATAGATGCTGCCTGCAGAGCACTGTTCAAGGACTCCCAGGACAAACTCAaa GCCATATCCCTCAATCCTGGACTCCAGAAAGACCCTCATCGCTGGTTGGCTGAGACCAAG